CGCCGCCGCCGCCGCCACCGGACGTACCCGATCTCGACGAGGCCGGGGCGGTTGTGGACGGACGCTCGCTCACGACGCGCGAACGGATGGAGGTCCACCGGGCCAACCCTACGTGCAATTCGTGCCACCGATTCATCGATCCGATCGGGCTCGCGCTCGACAACTTCGATGTTTCCGGGAAGTGGAGGATCCGTGAGAACGGCCAACCGCTCGACACGCGCGGTGAGTTATATGACGGCACGCCGGTCACGTCGCCGGCGGACCTGCGGGCCGCGCTGCTCGCACGCCCCATTCCGCTCGTGCGTGCTTTCACGGAAAATCTGATGGCCTACGCGC
The nucleotide sequence above comes from Longimicrobiales bacterium. Encoded proteins:
- a CDS encoding DUF1585 domain-containing protein, with protein sequence PPPPPPDVPDLDEAGAVVDGRSLTTRERMEVHRANPTCNSCHRFIDPIGLALDNFDVSGKWRIRENGQPLDTRGELYDGTPVTSPADLRAALLARPIPLVRAFTENLMAYALGRRVEYFDQPTVRRIAAAAAADGYRMSSFVRGVIASDAFRMQVAGSGVKASADLEGQPGAR